In Marasmius oreades isolate 03SP1 chromosome 1, whole genome shotgun sequence, one DNA window encodes the following:
- a CDS encoding uncharacterized protein (MEROPS:MER0014065) — translation MDSNCYKDLKTSRGLNYHYYFSPAASGDKHTLVLLHGFPSTSYDWRHQVAFFKGKGYGLIVPDMLGYGGTAKPLDPAEYKHSLITKDITDILDAEKVDKAVIIGHDWGSRITSRLVNYFPDRVIAIGLLAAGYQAPSLAFDFEKLCAFTKEKVGYELIGYWEFFGQEDAPKLVEDDFDKFFNLTFPEDPKLWITDLAPLGTARKYITSKPPAHPPSWLSAEEKRIQSEALLKGGLAAPMCWYRVMLSGIATEDDKAIPVERYKTDKPVFLGTALEDYICIAALTALSTKAGCANLTVKEFQTNHWVQLQKADEVNTELENWLERYD, via the exons ATGGATTCCAATTGCTATAAAGATCTCAAAACTTCTCGCGGCCTAAACTATCATTATTATTTCTCCCCAGCGGCCAGTGGCGATAAACATACCCTCGTCCTTTTACACGGTTTTCCATCTACCTCTTATGATTGGAGACATCAG GTGGCGTTCTTCAAGGGAAAAGGTTATGGACTGATCGTCCCTGATATGCTTGGATATGGAGGTACAGCGAAGCCGCTCGACCCAGCAGAGTACAAGCATAGCTTGATCACGAAGGATATCACGGACATCTTGGATGCGGAGAAAGTGGATAAGGCTGTTATCATTGGGCACGACTG GGGTTCCAGAATCACCTCTCGTCTCGTTAACTACTTTCCCGATCGAGTGATTGCTATTGGACTCTTAGCAGCCGGATACCAAGCCCCAAGTCTTGCATTCGACTTTGAGAAACTCTGCGCGTTTACAAAGGAGAAAGTCGGGTATGAGCTAATAGGGTATTGGGAGTTTTTCGGTCAAGAAGATGCTCCGAAGCTCGTTGAGGATGAT TTCGACAAGTTCTTCAATCTCACGTTCCCAGAAGATCCGAAACTGTGGATTACTGATTTGGCTCCTCTGGGGACTGCGAGAAAATATATCACCTCGAAGCCGCCCGCGCATCCTCCTTCTTGGTTATCTGCAGAG GAAAAACGAATCCAATCCGAAGCTCTCCTCAAGGGCGGTCTAGCCGCTCCGATGTGTTGGTATAGAGTGATGCTCTCTGGTATAGCCACTGAAGACGATAAAG CTATTCCTGTTGAGAGATACAAAACCGACAAACCCGTCTTTTTGGGCACTGCTCTAGAAGACTACATTTGTATTGCTGCTTTGACTGCCCTTAGCACGAAAGCAGGATGCGCGAATCTCACGGTTAAGGAGTTTCAGACGAATCATTGGGTACAGCTGCAGAAGGCGGATGAGGTGAATACGGAGTTGGAGAATTGGTTGG AGCGCTATGATTGA